GCGTCAGCGCCTGGCTCACCAGCAGGCCGCCCACCACCGCGATACCCAGGGGCTGGCGCAGCTCTGCGCCGGGGCCATAGCCGAGCATCAGCGGCAAGGCACCGAGCAGGGCCGCCAGGGTGGTCATCATGATCGGTCGGAAGCGTGTCAGGCACGCCTGGAAAATCGCCTCCTGGGGCGTCATGCCTTGGTTGCGTTGGGCGTCGAGGGCAAAGTCGATCATCAGGATGCCGTTCTTCTTGACGATCCCGATCAGCAACACCAGCCCGATCAGCGCCATGATCGAAAAGTCCTGGCCCAGCAGCCAGAGCATGATCAGCGCGCCGAGGCCGGCCGAGGGCAGGGTAGAGATGATCGTCAACGGGTGCACGAAACTCTCGTAGAGCACGCCGAGGATGATGTACACGGCCACCAGCGCGGCGAGGATCAGCCATGGCTGGCTCGCCAGCGAGCTCTGGAAGGCCTGGGCCGCGCCTTGGAAGTTGCCGGTGATGGCGGCCGGCATGCCGATTTCGTTCTTTGCCTGGTCGAGCAAGAGCACCGCGTCCCCCAGGGCCACGCCGGGCGCCAGGTTGAACGACAGGTTGGCAGCCGGGAACATGCCGTCATGGGCAATGGACAACGGGCCATTGCTCGGCGCATCGAAGCGGGCCAGGGCCGAGAGCGGCACCATTTCCCCACTCAGGGGCGAGCGCAGGTAGAAATACGCCAGGCTTTCGGCCTTGCCCCGTTGCGCGGTGTCGAGCTCCAGGATCACGTTGTACTGGTTGGTCTCGGTCTGGAATTCATTGATCTGCCGTTGGCCGAAGGCATCATACAGGGCCTGGTCGACATCGGTGGCGGTGAGGCCGAAACGTGCCGCCGCGCTGCGGTCGATGTTGATGTGGGTGATGCTGCCGCCCAGTTGCAGGTCGTTGGAGATGTCACGGAACGCCGGGTTGCCACGCAGCTTGTCGGTGAGTTTTTGCGTCCAGGCGTTGAGGCTCGGCCCGTCGTTGCTCTTGAGCACGTATTGATATTGGGCGCGACTGGGGCCGGAGCTGAGGTTGATGTCCTGTCCGGCCCTGAGGTACAGCACTACGCCGGGGATTTTCAGCAATTGCGGGCGGATCCGGTCGATGAAGCCGCTGGCCGACACGTCACGCTCGCCACGGGGCTTGAGGGCGATCCAGAAGCGGCCGTTGGCGATGGTCTGGTTGTTGCCCGAGACACCGACGGAATGGGAGAAGGTCTGCACCGCCGGGTCGGCGGCGACGATTTCGGCCAGGGCCTTGTGCTTGGCGACCATGTCCGGGAACGACACATCGGCGGCGGCTTCGCTGGTGCCCAGTATCAGGCCGGTGTCCTGTACCGGGAAGAACCCCTTGGGGATGAACACGTAGCCCACCACCGCCAGCGCCAGTGTCAGGCCGAACACGCCGATCATCAGTTTCTGATGGGCCAGGGCCCGACGCAGGCCGTGCTCGTACCCGCTCAGCAGGCGTTCGCCGAACCCGGGTCTGCCGTGGGCAGGGTGCACCGGGGCGCGCATGAACAGCGCGGCCAGGGTCGGCGCCAAGGTGAGCGACACCACCACTGAAATCAGGATGGTCGAGGTGGCGGTCAGGGCAAATTCCTTGAACAGGCGCCCGACCACACCGCCCATGAACAGCAGTGGAATGAACGCGGCGATCAGCGAGAAGCTGATGGACACCACGGTGAAGCCAATTTCGCCGGCTCCCTTCATCGCCGCTTCACGCATGCCATCGCCGGCTTCCAGGTGCCGGTGGATGTTCTCCACCACCACAATCGCATCGTCCACCACGAACCCCACCGAGATGACGATCGCCACCAGGGTCAGGTTGTTCAGGCTGAAACCCATCACGTACATCAGGGCGAAACTGGCGGTCAGCGACACCCCCAGCACCGCCGAGACAATCAGGGTCGCCGAGAGCTGGCGCAGGAACAACGCCATCACCGCGACCACCAGCAGCACCGCGATCAGCAAGGTGATTTCCACCTCATGCAGCGAGGCGCGGATGGTCTGGGTGCGGTCGATCAGCACCTTGACCTGCACCGCGGCCGGCAACATGGCTTGCAGGGTAGGCAGGGCTGCCTGGATGCGGTCGACGGTCTCGACGATGTTCGCCCCTGGTTGGCGGAAGATCACCAGGTTGACCCCGGGCTCGTTGTCGGACCAGGCCTGGACGTAGGCGTTTTCCGAGCCGTTGACGACCTTGGCGATGTCCTTGAGGTGAACCGGCGCGCCGTCCTTATAGGACACGATCAGCTCACCGTACTCCTCAGGCTGGAACAACTGGTCGTTGGTGGACAGGGTGGAAATGCTCGAATCGCCGTACAGGGCGCCCTTGGCCAGGTTGAGGCTGGCCTGCTGGAGCGCCAGGCGGATGTCCGCCAGGGTCAGGCCGATGGCGGCGAGCCGGTCAGCCGAGGCCTGGACCCGGATCGCCGGACGCTGCTGGCCGGTGATGTAGATTTGTCCTACGCCATCGATCTGGCTGATCTGACGCGAGAGCAGGGTTTCGACATAGTCGCTCAGCTCGGTGCCGGGCATCAGGGAGGAGCTGACGCTGAGGATCAGCACCGGGCTGTCGGCGGGGTTGACCTTGCGCCAGGTCGGCAGGTTCGGCATGTCGTTGGGCAGTTTGCCGGCGGCGGTGTTGATCGCCGCCTGCACTTCCTGGGCAGCGGTGTCGATGCTTTTATCGAGGCTGAATTGCAGGATCAGGTTGGTCGAGCCCAGGGCGCTGCTGGAGGTCATCTGGGTGATGCCGGGAATGGCGCTGAATTGCACTTCCAGCGGCGTCGCCACCGACGAGGCCATGGTTTCGGGACTGGCCCCAGGCAACTGCGCGTTAACCTGGATGGTCGGGAATTCCGCCTCCGGCAACGGCGCGACGGGCAGGCGAGGAAACGCGATCACGCCCAGCAGTACCAGGGCAAACGTCAGCAGCACCGTGGCGATGGGGTGGTCGATGCACCACGCCGAAACCGAGCCGCGGCCCTTCACGGTTGCGGCTCCGAGGTCTTGGCCAGGGCGGGCGGATCGCTGAGCACCTGGATGTGGCTGCCTGGCTTGAGCCGTGACTGACCGTCGCTCACCAGTTGGTCGCCAGCGTTCACCCCTTTGATGATGTGCATGTCGCTGTCCTGGTAAACCATGACCACCGGCACGCTCTCGACCTTGTCGCCCTTGATCCGGTACACGAAGTGTTGCTCCAGCCCGCGCTGGACCACGGTGGGAGGTACCACCAGGGCGTCCTTGTCGAGGGCGGTCTGGATCTTCAGTGTCACCAGTTGCCCGGGCCACAGCCGTTGGGCGGCGTTGTTGAATTCAGCCTTGGCCCGCAGGGTCCCGGTGTTGGCGTTGATCTGGTTGTCGATGAGGCTCAGGCGCCCCTCGCCGAGCAGTTCCCCGGTGGCGCCGTCGGCACCGATATAGGCCTTGACCAAGGCTTGCTCGGGCGCCGCGATCAACCGTTGCAAGGTGGGCAGCATTTGCTGGGGCAGGGAGAACTCCACGGCGATCGGGTCGATCTGGGTCACCGTGAACAGGCCTTCGGTGTCGCTGGTACGCAGGAAGTTGCCTTCATCCACATTGCGAATGCCGACGCGACCGCTCACCGGGGAGCGGATCTGGGTGTAGGACAGTTGCACCTGCGCCGAGTCGATGGCCGCCTGGTTGCCCTGGGCGGTGGCCTTGAGCTGGTTGACCAGCGCCTGCTGCTGGTCGTAGGTCTGCTTCGAGACGCCGTCATCGACGCTCAGTAATTTGTAGCGCTTGAGATTGACCTGGGCCACCGCCAGCTGCGCCTGGCTCTCGCCGAGTTGGGCCCGGGCCTGGTCGAGGCTGGCGCGGATCGAACGATCGTCGATGGTCGCCAGCAGGTCACCCTTCTTGACCAGTTGCCCTTCCTTGACCTGCAGTTGGGTTAGGATGCCGTCGATCTGCGGCCGGATGACCACGCTGTGCAGCGACAGGACCGTACCGATGCCGCTGGCAAAGCGCGGTACATCCTTTTGCACCACGCTGACGACCCGCACCGGAACGGCGGCCGGTGCGCTGGGCTTGGTGGTCACGGGCTTGAGCACAAACCAGAGGACGAGGGCCGCCAGGGCGACCAACAGCACGACGAGCAGGACGGTTTTCTTCTGGGTGTGCATGGATATGAAGGGCCGGTTCGGGACACAGGAGTTGGAGCTTTCTTATATAGCGTTACGAGCCGGTCAGGAAGGTGACGGCTAACTGACAGGCTTGTCAGTTTTGTCCCGGCTTGCTGTCAGATGAATGGTTGTGCCAGATGAAACTGCCCTGCGCGCGGCGATATCGGGCAGGTATACTGGCGCCTTTCGCGGCTCGCCCTTCGGGCCCGACTTGCATGCATGACCCGGAGCCTTACATGACTTCCCCGACACCTTCGCCAGCCGATGAACTCCCTGGCGGTGAACAGGCCGATTTGTCCGACAGCGATGTTTCCAGCGCCGAGGACGCCAAAGCGGCGATTCCTGCCTTCAAATTCCCGTTCAAACCCGGTGAACTGGCTGCGGCCAAGGGCGCCGGCCAGCAGCCGTGGTACAAGAACGGCGCGAAGAATGGCCATACCAAGACCCCGGGTGCCGCGCCTCCCGGCACGCGTCGTTCGATGGGCAAGCGCTGACATCATCCTTCACGCACGGGGGCGACTTCAGTTCGCGACCCGTGCGCCTGCCAGGCTTCCACTCAATTCGTAAGCCGCCAGCTCAGACTGGTGCGCCGCGAGGATTTCCGGCAACGAGCCTCGCAGGTACTCGACCCAGGTCTTGATCTTCGCATCCAGGTATTGACGCGACGGGTAGATGGCATAGAGGTTCAGTTCCTGGGAGCGGTAGTTGGGCATGACCCGCACCAGCGTGCCGTTGCGCAAGCCTTCGATGGCCGCGTACACCGGCAATACCCCCACGCCCATGCCGCTGGTGATCGCGGTTTTCATCGCATCGGCGGAATTGACCAGGAACGGTGAGCTGTTGATGGTGACCATCTCCTGGCCTTCCGGGCCGTCGAACACCCATTTTTCCAGCGGAATGACCGGGCTGACCAGGCGCAGGCAGGCGTGGTTGAGCAGGTCGCTGGGTTTTTGCGGGCAGCCGCTGGCTTTCACGTAGGCAGGCGATGCGCAGACGATGCTGTAGGTGATCCCCAGGCGCTGGGAGACGAAGCCCGAATCCGGCAGCTCGCTGGCGAGCACGATGGAGACGTCGTAGCCCTCGTCGAGGATGTCCGGCACCCGGTTGGCCAGGGTCAGGTCGAAGGTCACATCCGGATGGGTCTTGCGGTAACGGGCGATGGCGTCGATCACGAAATGCTGGCCGATGCCGGTCATCGTGTGGACCTTCAACTGCCCGGCGGGGCGCGCATGGGCGTCGCTGGCCTCGGCTTCCGCTTCTTCGACATAAGCCAGGATCTGCTCGCACCGCAACAAGTAGCGTTTACCTGCCTCGGTCAGGGCAATGCGGCGAGTGGTGCGGTTGAGCAGGCGGGTTTGCAGATGGGCTTCCAGGTTGGAAACCGCACGCGAGACGTTGGCTGTGGTGGTGTCGAGTTGCTGAGCGGCGGCGGTGAAACTGCCGGCTTCGGCAACACAGCTGAACGCGCGCATGTTTTGCAAGGTGTCCATGGAGGGCTCTCTTGGGAGGTGGCAAATTGTGACACGAAGTTACAGAGCTGCGGGACCCGACTAATGGATTATCGCGTTAACGGTAACAAAGATTCACAGAAAGGTCGGCTTATCGCCGTTCGGCCGGGTGCCTAGAATTGCCGCCAAAGCAGGAGCGGGCCTTGGCGGGCACCTGTGGGAGCAAGCTCGCTCCCACAAGGTTTGCCGTTAGCAGGCAGCCATCCTCGTCGTCATGCCCCTCTCAGGAATTTTGCGCAAGTGCCGCGTTGCATCAGCAGAGAGCTGAAGACTCTCAGTGTTTGGGTTCTGACATTAACCATCAGCGGTTGCATCGGGACTGGAGGGATTGGGCCGCAAAGCCAGGTATTGCCGGCCAACCAACTGGCGACCGATGCCGCCATCCGCGAGGCCGCCCGCGACGCCCACTGGCCCACCCGCCAGTGGTGGCAAGCCTATGGCGATCGGCAACTGGATCGCTGGATCAACCTGGCCGTGCAGGACAGCCCGAGCCTGGCCATAGCCGCCGCGCGGGTGCGCCAGGCCAAGGCCATGGCCGGTGTTGCCGAGGCCGCCGAGTCGCTGCAGATCAATGGCGAGGCGACCCTCAAGCGGCATAACTGGCCCACCGATCAGTTCTATGGCCCGGGCGAGTTGGCCGACACCACGACCTGGGACAACAACGCCGCCCTGGGCTTGAGCTACGCCCTGGACCTGTGGGGCCGCGAGCGCAATGCCAGTGAACGGGCGGTTGACCTGGCCCATGCCAGTGTCGCTGAGGCGCGCCAGGCGCAACTGGAACTGCAAAGCAACATCGTGCGCGCCTACATCCAGTTTTCACTGCACTACGCCCAGCGCGATATCGTCGCCGCAACCCTCCATCAACAAGAGCAGATTCTCGACCTTGCGCAGAAGCGCCTGGACGGTGGCATCGGCACCCATTTCGAAGTCAGCCAGGCCCAAGCGCCATTGCCCGAGACCCATCGCCAACTCGACGCCCTGGACGAAGCCATCGCCTTGAGCCGCAATCAGTTGGCGGCGCTGGCGGGCAAGGGGCCGGGAGAGGGCGCGCAATTGCAACGTCCGGCCCTGGCTCTCGGCGCGCCCTTGAAGTTGCCGTCGACCTTGCCCGCCGAACTGCTCGGCCAGCGCCCGGATGTGGTGGCGGGACGTTGGCAAGTGCAAGCCCAGGCTCGAGGGATCGACGTCGCCCGCGCCGGTTTTTATCCCAATGTCGATCTGGTGGGCAGCCTGGGCTACATGGCCACCGGTGGCGGCATGCTGGAGTTCCTCACCGGCAAGAAGCTCACCTACAACGTCGGGCCGGCGATCACGTTGCCGATTTTCGATGGCGGGCGCCTGCGCTCGCAATTGGGCGAGGCGGCCGCCGGTTATGACCTCGCCGTGGCGCACTACAACCAGACCCTGCTCAACGCGCTCAAGAGCATCTCTGATCAGTTGATCCGTCGCGAATCCATGGACAAGCAAGACGCCTTCGCCGCCGAGTCCGTGGCGGCCGCGCAACGCACCTACGACATCGCGCTGGTGGCGTTCCAGCGCGGGCTCACCGACTACCTCAACGTGCTCAATGCCCAGAGCCTGTTGTTCAAGCAGCAACAGGTGCAACAACAGGTGGAGGCCGCTCGCTTGAGTGCCCACGCCGACCTGGTGACAGCGCTGGGCGGTGGGCTGGAAGCCGGCAACGACTCCCCCGACTTGAGCCATGCTGAGTAGTTCTATTGTGATGTCTTTATTCGCTCCTGCCCGCTGGCTCTATCGCCTCGAATGGCGCCGTGGTTTCTTCGACTGGGCCCGCAGCGACGGGGTGACCTGGGTCTATATCTTCAAGGTCCTGTTCGCGGCGTTCCTGACCTTGTGGCTGGCGATGCGCCTTGAGCTGCCGCAACCGCGCACGGCCATGATCACTGTGTTCATCGTCATGCAGCCCCAGAGCGGGCAGGTGTTCGCCAAGAGTTTCTACCGCTTTCTCGGCACCCTGGCCGGATCGGCGGTGATGGTGGCGCTGATCGCCTTGTTTGCCCAGAACACCGAGCCATTCCTCGTTTGCCTGGCGGTCTGGGTTGGCTTCTGTTCGGCAGGGGCGGCGCGTTATCGCAACTTCCGCGCCTATGGTTTTGTGCTGGCCGGCTACACCGCTGCGATGATCGGCCTGCCGGCCCTGGCCCATCCGGAAGGCGCGTTCATGGCGGCGGTCTGGCGCGTGCTGGAGATTTCCCTGGGGATTCTCTGCGCCACCCTGGTCAGCGCCGCGATCCTGCCGCAAACCGCCAGTGCCGCCATGCGCAATGCCTTGTACCAACGTTTTGGGGTATTTGCCCTGTTTGTCACCGATGGCCTGCGTGGGCGCAGCAAGCGGGAGACCTTCGAAGCGCGCAACGTGGGCTTCATTGCCGAGGCGGTGGGCCTGGAAAGCCTGCGCAGCGTGACCGTGTTCGAAGACCCGCACATGCGTCGGCGCAACGGCCGGCTCAGTCGCTTGAACAGCGAATTCATGGGCATCACCACCCGCTTCAACGCTTTGCACCAATTGCTGGAGCGCTTGCGCAGCAGCGCGGCGGATCACGTGGTCAACGCCATCAAGCCAGGCTTGCAAACCTTGGCTGAACTGCTCGACGGTTTCAGTGGCCGCGCCCTGACCGACGCCGATGCGGCCCGTCTGGCGGCGGCGCTGGCCGAGTACAAGGCCGAGCTGTCGGCCCAGGTGCGAAGGCTACGGGCGTTGTTCCAGGAAACGGCGCCCAGTGATGGGCAGCAACTGGACTTCCATACCGCCTACGAGCTGCTTTATCGCTTCGTCGACGACTTGCACGGCTATGCCCTGACTCACGCCTCCCTGGCTGATCATCGCCACGAACGTGAACGCTGGGACGAGCCGTTCGTGCCGCAGACCAACTGGCTGGCCGCCATGGCATCGGGTATTCGTGCCGCCTTCATCCTGTTGGTGCTGGGCAGCTACTGGGTCGCTACGGCTTGGCCGAGCGGCGCGACCATGACGATGATCGCCGCCGCCACCGTGGGCTTGTCGGCCGCGACGCCGAACCCCAAGCGCATGGCGTTCCAGATGGCCTGCGGCACGTTGTTCGGGGCGCTGATCGGCTTTGTCGAGATGTTCTTCATCTTCCCGTTGATCGACGGCTTCCCGTTGCTCTGCGTGATGCTGGCGCCGGTGATCATGCTCGGTTCGTTCCTCAGCTCGCGACCGAAATACGCCGGGGTAGGGCTGGGTCTGCTGATCTTTTTCAGCACCGGTTCGGTGCCGGACAACCTGACGGTCTACAACCCCTACGCTTTCATCAACGATTACCTCGCGATGATTCTCGGCATGCTGGTGTGTGCCGCGGCCGGGGCAATCATTCTGCCGCCCAACAGTCGCTGGTTGTGGCGCCGGCTCGAACAGGATTTGCGCGAGCAAGTGGTGTTTGCCATCAGTGGCAAGCTCAAGGGCCTGGCGTCGAGCTTCGAAAGTGGTACCCGCGACTTGCTGCATCAGGCCTACGGGCTGGCAGCGGGGCAGCCTCGGGTGCAACGGGACTTGCTGCGCTGGATGTTCGTGGTGCTGGAGGTCGGCCACGCGATTATCGAGCTGCGCAAGGAACAGGCGATGTTGCCGGTGCATCCGGCTTATGCGCAAAGCCAGCCGTGGCGCCAGGCCATTCGTGTGATGGGGCGGGCGCTGGTGCGGCTGTTCCGCCAACCGAGCCAGAGCAATCTGGAGCGTGCCCTGGTGGCGGTGGACCACGCCATCGGCCGCGTGCAGGCCACTGACGAACCCTTCGCCCCGCATTTCGACACCTCGGCCCTGCGCCGGGTGAAAAGCTACCTGCATTTCATCCGCACCTCGTTGCTGGACCCGCAATCGCCATTGGCCGGCTATGTCATACCGCATGCCCTGCCGCCAGCCACACCGCTGCTCCAGGAACCTGAACATGCCCCGTGAGATCGCCTTCCATGGTGTGTACATGCCCACCATGACCTTGATGTTTTTCATCGCCGCGGCCCTGGCCTGGGCCTTGGACCGCTTCCTGTCGGGGCTGGACCTGTACCGCTTCTTCTGGCACCCGGCGTTGCTGCGCCTGAGTCTGTTTTCTTGTCTGTTCGGCGCCCTGGCGCTGACGGTCTACCGTTGAGATCGATGCGATGAAAAAGTTTTTCAGCCTGCTGGCGACACTGTTGGTGCTGGCCCTGGCGCTGTGGATCGGCCGTACCCTGTGGGTGCATTACATGAACACCCCCTGGACCCGTGATGGGCGGGTGCGGGCCGACATCATCAACGTGGCCGCCGATGTCAGCGGCGAGGTGGTCGAAGTGCCGGTGCGCGACAACCAGTCGGTAAAAAAGGGTGAGCTGTTGATGCGCATCGATCCTGAACATTACCGCATCGCCGTGAAGCAGGCTCGCTCCCTGGTGGCGTCGCGCAAAGCCACGTGGGAGATGCGCAAGGTCAACGCCCATCGGCGTGCCGACCTGGACAGCCTGGTGATCTCCCGGGAAAACCGCGACGACGCCAGCAACATCGCCG
The sequence above is drawn from the Pseudomonas sp. St316 genome and encodes:
- a CDS encoding multidrug efflux RND transporter permease subunit, translated to MKGRGSVSAWCIDHPIATVLLTFALVLLGVIAFPRLPVAPLPEAEFPTIQVNAQLPGASPETMASSVATPLEVQFSAIPGITQMTSSSALGSTNLILQFSLDKSIDTAAQEVQAAINTAAGKLPNDMPNLPTWRKVNPADSPVLILSVSSSLMPGTELSDYVETLLSRQISQIDGVGQIYITGQQRPAIRVQASADRLAAIGLTLADIRLALQQASLNLAKGALYGDSSISTLSTNDQLFQPEEYGELIVSYKDGAPVHLKDIAKVVNGSENAYVQAWSDNEPGVNLVIFRQPGANIVETVDRIQAALPTLQAMLPAAVQVKVLIDRTQTIRASLHEVEITLLIAVLLVVAVMALFLRQLSATLIVSAVLGVSLTASFALMYVMGFSLNNLTLVAIVISVGFVVDDAIVVVENIHRHLEAGDGMREAAMKGAGEIGFTVVSISFSLIAAFIPLLFMGGVVGRLFKEFALTATSTILISVVVSLTLAPTLAALFMRAPVHPAHGRPGFGERLLSGYEHGLRRALAHQKLMIGVFGLTLALAVVGYVFIPKGFFPVQDTGLILGTSEAAADVSFPDMVAKHKALAEIVAADPAVQTFSHSVGVSGNNQTIANGRFWIALKPRGERDVSASGFIDRIRPQLLKIPGVVLYLRAGQDINLSSGPSRAQYQYVLKSNDGPSLNAWTQKLTDKLRGNPAFRDISNDLQLGGSITHINIDRSAAARFGLTATDVDQALYDAFGQRQINEFQTETNQYNVILELDTAQRGKAESLAYFYLRSPLSGEMVPLSALARFDAPSNGPLSIAHDGMFPAANLSFNLAPGVALGDAVLLLDQAKNEIGMPAAITGNFQGAAQAFQSSLASQPWLILAALVAVYIILGVLYESFVHPLTIISTLPSAGLGALIMLWLLGQDFSIMALIGLVLLIGIVKKNGILMIDFALDAQRNQGMTPQEAIFQACLTRFRPIMMTTLAALLGALPLMLGYGPGAELRQPLGIAVVGGLLVSQALTLFTTPVIYLWLERLFHRPTHQPGSAPTAALASTDH
- a CDS encoding efflux RND transporter periplasmic adaptor subunit, which gives rise to MHTQKKTVLLVVLLVALAALVLWFVLKPVTTKPSAPAAVPVRVVSVVQKDVPRFASGIGTVLSLHSVVIRPQIDGILTQLQVKEGQLVKKGDLLATIDDRSIRASLDQARAQLGESQAQLAVAQVNLKRYKLLSVDDGVSKQTYDQQQALVNQLKATAQGNQAAIDSAQVQLSYTQIRSPVSGRVGIRNVDEGNFLRTSDTEGLFTVTQIDPIAVEFSLPQQMLPTLQRLIAAPEQALVKAYIGADGATGELLGEGRLSLIDNQINANTGTLRAKAEFNNAAQRLWPGQLVTLKIQTALDKDALVVPPTVVQRGLEQHFVYRIKGDKVESVPVVMVYQDSDMHIIKGVNAGDQLVSDGQSRLKPGSHIQVLSDPPALAKTSEPQP
- a CDS encoding LysR family transcriptional regulator, with product MDTLQNMRAFSCVAEAGSFTAAAQQLDTTTANVSRAVSNLEAHLQTRLLNRTTRRIALTEAGKRYLLRCEQILAYVEEAEAEASDAHARPAGQLKVHTMTGIGQHFVIDAIARYRKTHPDVTFDLTLANRVPDILDEGYDVSIVLASELPDSGFVSQRLGITYSIVCASPAYVKASGCPQKPSDLLNHACLRLVSPVIPLEKWVFDGPEGQEMVTINSSPFLVNSADAMKTAITSGMGVGVLPVYAAIEGLRNGTLVRVMPNYRSQELNLYAIYPSRQYLDAKIKTWVEYLRGSLPEILAAHQSELAAYELSGSLAGARVAN
- a CDS encoding efflux transporter outer membrane subunit, giving the protein MPRCISRELKTLSVWVLTLTISGCIGTGGIGPQSQVLPANQLATDAAIREAARDAHWPTRQWWQAYGDRQLDRWINLAVQDSPSLAIAAARVRQAKAMAGVAEAAESLQINGEATLKRHNWPTDQFYGPGELADTTTWDNNAALGLSYALDLWGRERNASERAVDLAHASVAEARQAQLELQSNIVRAYIQFSLHYAQRDIVAATLHQQEQILDLAQKRLDGGIGTHFEVSQAQAPLPETHRQLDALDEAIALSRNQLAALAGKGPGEGAQLQRPALALGAPLKLPSTLPAELLGQRPDVVAGRWQVQAQARGIDVARAGFYPNVDLVGSLGYMATGGGMLEFLTGKKLTYNVGPAITLPIFDGGRLRSQLGEAAAGYDLAVAHYNQTLLNALKSISDQLIRRESMDKQDAFAAESVAAAQRTYDIALVAFQRGLTDYLNVLNAQSLLFKQQQVQQQVEAARLSAHADLVTALGGGLEAGNDSPDLSHAE
- a CDS encoding FUSC family protein, which encodes MMSLFAPARWLYRLEWRRGFFDWARSDGVTWVYIFKVLFAAFLTLWLAMRLELPQPRTAMITVFIVMQPQSGQVFAKSFYRFLGTLAGSAVMVALIALFAQNTEPFLVCLAVWVGFCSAGAARYRNFRAYGFVLAGYTAAMIGLPALAHPEGAFMAAVWRVLEISLGILCATLVSAAILPQTASAAMRNALYQRFGVFALFVTDGLRGRSKRETFEARNVGFIAEAVGLESLRSVTVFEDPHMRRRNGRLSRLNSEFMGITTRFNALHQLLERLRSSAADHVVNAIKPGLQTLAELLDGFSGRALTDADAARLAAALAEYKAELSAQVRRLRALFQETAPSDGQQLDFHTAYELLYRFVDDLHGYALTHASLADHRHERERWDEPFVPQTNWLAAMASGIRAAFILLVLGSYWVATAWPSGATMTMIAAATVGLSAATPNPKRMAFQMACGTLFGALIGFVEMFFIFPLIDGFPLLCVMLAPVIMLGSFLSSRPKYAGVGLGLLIFFSTGSVPDNLTVYNPYAFINDYLAMILGMLVCAAAGAIILPPNSRWLWRRLEQDLREQVVFAISGKLKGLASSFESGTRDLLHQAYGLAAGQPRVQRDLLRWMFVVLEVGHAIIELRKEQAMLPVHPAYAQSQPWRQAIRVMGRALVRLFRQPSQSNLERALVAVDHAIGRVQATDEPFAPHFDTSALRRVKSYLHFIRTSLLDPQSPLAGYVIPHALPPATPLLQEPEHAP
- a CDS encoding DUF1656 domain-containing protein; protein product: MPREIAFHGVYMPTMTLMFFIAAALAWALDRFLSGLDLYRFFWHPALLRLSLFSCLFGALALTVYR